Proteins from a single region of Candidatus Scalindua japonica:
- a CDS encoding acetolactate synthase large subunit, which yields MKASDLFVKALENEGVEYVFGIPGEENLDFLNSLKDSKIKLIITRHEQGAGFMAATIGRLTGKPGVCLSTLGPGATNLVTPAAYANLGAMPMLMITGQKPIKKSKQGRFQIIDTVDMMRPLTKYSKQIVNGNSIPSMIREAFRIAQEERPGAVHLELPEDIAAEECEERIFETVGYRRPDADDQDISKAAKMIQEAKMPLILIGAGANRKRTSNALKKLIEKTQIPYFTTQMGKGVVDARHPQCLGTAALSDNDFLHCAISRADLIINIGHDVIEKPPFFMVDRQKVIHVNFFPAHVDDVYYPQLIIVGDIATSVEHLARHVVEKSVNWDFSYFKRIQEDVKQHLAKYVKDDRFPILPQRVVRIVREHVPENGIVSLDNGIYKIWFARSYQCYHPNTLLLDNALATMGAGLASAIAAKIIEPDKKVVAVCGDGGFLMNSQELETATRLNLDLTVIVLNDGAYGMIKWKQAGMGFDDFGLDYNNPDFVKYAESYGAVGYRPDSVQDFSDKLDKALNTPGINLIDLAVDYSLNHSILNVLLKEKTCIL from the coding sequence ATGAAAGCTTCTGATTTATTTGTTAAAGCCCTTGAAAATGAAGGAGTCGAGTATGTGTTTGGGATACCTGGTGAAGAAAATTTAGATTTTTTGAATTCCCTTAAAGATTCGAAAATAAAGTTAATTATAACCCGTCACGAACAAGGTGCCGGTTTTATGGCAGCTACCATTGGCCGATTAACAGGTAAACCAGGAGTTTGTCTTTCCACACTAGGACCCGGAGCAACCAATTTAGTGACCCCGGCAGCTTATGCTAACTTAGGCGCTATGCCCATGCTCATGATTACAGGGCAAAAGCCAATAAAGAAAAGCAAACAAGGCCGCTTCCAGATTATTGATACTGTTGATATGATGCGTCCTCTTACCAAATATAGTAAGCAAATTGTTAACGGCAATAGTATTCCATCTATGATTAGAGAAGCCTTCAGGATAGCCCAGGAAGAGCGTCCGGGGGCAGTGCATCTGGAGTTGCCTGAAGATATTGCTGCCGAAGAGTGTGAAGAGCGCATATTTGAGACAGTTGGTTATCGGAGGCCAGACGCAGATGATCAGGACATCTCAAAAGCAGCCAAGATGATACAGGAAGCCAAGATGCCTCTAATCCTGATAGGCGCTGGAGCTAATCGTAAGCGAACAAGCAATGCTCTTAAGAAACTGATTGAGAAAACACAAATTCCTTATTTTACTACCCAAATGGGCAAAGGGGTAGTTGATGCGAGGCATCCGCAATGTTTAGGAACAGCTGCATTGTCAGATAATGATTTTTTACACTGCGCGATTTCCCGGGCCGATTTGATTATCAATATTGGTCATGATGTGATAGAAAAACCTCCATTTTTTATGGTTGATCGCCAAAAAGTTATTCATGTTAACTTTTTCCCCGCACATGTGGACGATGTTTATTACCCGCAACTCATTATTGTTGGCGATATCGCGACTTCCGTAGAACATCTTGCTCGACATGTGGTAGAAAAGAGTGTCAACTGGGACTTTTCGTATTTCAAACGTATTCAAGAGGATGTGAAGCAGCATTTAGCAAAATATGTCAAGGATGATCGTTTTCCAATACTCCCGCAAAGAGTTGTTCGTATAGTAAGAGAACACGTTCCTGAAAATGGTATTGTCAGTTTAGACAATGGCATTTATAAAATATGGTTTGCCCGAAGTTATCAATGTTATCATCCAAATACTCTTCTTCTGGATAATGCTCTGGCAACTATGGGAGCGGGATTGGCGTCTGCTATAGCTGCCAAAATTATAGAACCTGACAAGAAGGTGGTTGCCGTTTGTGGAGATGGTGGCTTTCTGATGAACTCTCAAGAACTGGAGACTGCCACCAGGCTGAACTTAGACCTGACAGTAATTGTTCTGAATGATGGTGCTTATGGAATGATCAAGTGGAAACAAGCAGGCATGGGCTTTGATGATTTTGGTTTGGATTATAATAACCCCGATTTTGTTAAGTATGCTGAAAGTTATGGAGCTGTCGGCTATCGTCCTGATAGTGTGCAGGATTTTTCCGATAAATTGGATAAAGCACTGAATACTCCTGGTATTAACCTGATTGATTTAGCCGTTGACTACTCTTTAAACCATAGTATATTGAATGTGTTACTCAAAGAAAAAACCTGTATTTTGTAA
- a CDS encoding aldehyde dehydrogenase family protein gives MTVIKVNRPHDQSLIQEVPEMDAEILENILSKASRLFLNPERWLPAYERIEILERAAQIMTGQIDKLTKNAAEEGGKPYHDSKVEVLRAVNGVKLAVEHIAQIKGEQIPMGHTRTSSQRLAFTMREPIGVVASVSAFNHPLNLIIHQTVPAIAVGSPVIIKPAKATPLSCFAFMDILKEAGLPDGWCTAFIGATELTEKLVTDSRINYLSFIGSAKVGWYLRSKLSPGTRCALEHGGAAPVIVEPDADLDEMLPGLLKGGFYHAGQVCVSVQRVFVHDKICDEVAQRLAAMAKELIVGDPLDEKTEVGPLIEPGEVDRVEQWVNEAVEKGAVLLCGGQRLSNFYYAPTVLLNPPEDTKISNYEVFGPVVCLFSYADRNKAIEQANSLPYAFQASAFTSNLDASLEIVKKLNATAVMVNDHTAFRVDWMPFGGRDESGIGMGGIPYSMEEMTRTKMMVIKNKYL, from the coding sequence ATGACGGTTATCAAGGTAAATAGACCCCATGACCAGAGTCTAATCCAGGAAGTACCTGAGATGGATGCTGAAATACTGGAGAATATTTTAAGTAAAGCCAGCCGGTTATTTCTCAATCCTGAGCGTTGGCTGCCTGCCTACGAACGGATTGAAATTTTAGAAAGAGCTGCTCAAATTATGACCGGGCAGATTGATAAGTTGACGAAGAACGCCGCTGAAGAGGGTGGCAAACCATACCATGATTCAAAGGTGGAAGTCTTAAGGGCGGTCAACGGAGTTAAACTTGCAGTAGAACATATTGCACAGATAAAAGGAGAGCAGATCCCTATGGGGCATACACGCACTTCTTCTCAACGCCTGGCCTTTACTATGAGAGAACCTATTGGTGTAGTTGCCTCAGTGAGTGCTTTTAACCATCCTCTGAATTTAATTATTCACCAGACAGTTCCGGCAATCGCCGTGGGTTCGCCTGTCATTATTAAACCTGCTAAAGCCACTCCACTCTCCTGTTTCGCATTCATGGATATCTTAAAAGAGGCCGGTTTGCCCGATGGTTGGTGTACCGCTTTTATTGGAGCGACAGAACTTACTGAAAAACTGGTGACTGATTCGCGTATTAATTATCTCTCTTTTATCGGTTCTGCCAAAGTTGGCTGGTATTTACGATCAAAACTATCGCCGGGTACGCGCTGTGCACTGGAGCATGGCGGGGCTGCTCCTGTTATTGTGGAACCCGACGCGGATTTAGACGAGATGTTACCGGGGCTGCTTAAAGGTGGGTTCTATCATGCGGGCCAGGTTTGTGTTTCTGTGCAACGTGTGTTTGTTCATGATAAAATTTGTGATGAAGTGGCACAAAGGTTAGCAGCTATGGCGAAGGAACTTATTGTCGGTGATCCTCTGGATGAGAAAACAGAAGTAGGTCCTCTTATTGAACCCGGAGAAGTTGATCGGGTTGAACAGTGGGTCAATGAAGCTGTTGAAAAAGGAGCCGTTTTGCTATGTGGAGGCCAACGGCTTTCGAACTTCTATTATGCTCCAACTGTTCTTTTAAATCCACCGGAAGATACAAAAATTTCAAATTATGAAGTATTTGGTCCGGTGGTTTGTCTCTTTAGTTATGCAGACCGAAACAAGGCAATCGAACAGGCGAATTCTTTGCCTTACGCCTTTCAAGCATCCGCTTTCACCAGTAATCTTGATGCCAGCCTGGAGATTGTAAAAAAGCTGAATGCTACAGCAGTCATGGTCAATGACCATACTGCATTTAGAGTTGATTGGATGCCGTTTGGTGGTCGAGATGAATCTGGTATTGGTATGGGTGGCATTCCATATTCTATGGAAGAAATGACACGTACAAAAATGATGGTTATTAAAAATAAATATTTGTAG
- a CDS encoding c-type heme family protein has protein sequence MAKKNVKLIPVFILMLFFTGSKVTAEEPADYFMDIPKKPLQVMEELYKSIKGLELDHARKMALTLDELYKTYIVLITEEYVDNPSVLPAATLSKRVFKAMDKKGWYKTRLLDATGTPFNPENNPRDGFERDAINAMISGRTYFEKVENIEGKDHLRVVTSVHAVMKGCITCHPTSKVGKLLGGIAYIIPLEE, from the coding sequence ATGGCAAAGAAAAATGTGAAGTTAATTCCGGTGTTTATTTTAATGTTATTCTTCACTGGTTCTAAAGTAACTGCGGAGGAGCCAGCAGATTATTTTATGGATATTCCTAAAAAGCCTTTACAGGTAATGGAGGAATTGTACAAATCGATTAAGGGTTTGGAATTAGATCATGCGAGAAAGATGGCACTGACGCTTGATGAACTTTATAAAACCTACATAGTCCTTATTACTGAAGAGTATGTTGATAACCCTTCAGTACTGCCTGCTGCTACATTATCTAAAAGAGTTTTTAAAGCAATGGATAAGAAAGGTTGGTACAAAACGAGGTTGCTGGACGCAACCGGTACTCCATTTAATCCGGAGAATAACCCCAGAGATGGGTTTGAGAGAGACGCTATTAACGCAATGATATCGGGAAGAACATATTTTGAAAAGGTTGAAAACATTGAAGGCAAAGACCACCTGAGGGTGGTTACCAGTGTACATGCAGTCATGAAAGGATGTATCACCTGTCACCCCACAAGTAAGGTTGGCAAATTGCTGGGCGGTATCGCATACATTATTCCCTTAGAAGAATGA
- a CDS encoding class II SORL domain-containing protein: MSNDKALFCKVNKPEDVEPDSPVAKKHTPVITAPAVFKVGEFYDVKITVGEIEHPNENEHFIQWIEFYIGGVYLGRFDFAPVMTKPEITIPLKLSHRGLDSTLRAVSRCNLHGLWEGSVPVKAE, from the coding sequence ATGTCAAATGATAAAGCACTATTTTGTAAAGTTAATAAACCGGAAGATGTAGAGCCGGATTCTCCGGTGGCGAAAAAACATACACCCGTTATTACTGCACCAGCTGTTTTTAAGGTGGGTGAGTTTTACGATGTAAAGATTACCGTTGGAGAGATAGAGCATCCGAATGAAAACGAACATTTTATACAGTGGATTGAGTTCTATATCGGAGGTGTATATCTGGGAAGATTTGATTTCGCACCGGTAATGACAAAACCGGAGATAACCATTCCTTTGAAACTGAGTCATCGGGGACTCGATTCTACGTTGCGGGCAGTAAGCCGTTGCAATTTACACGGTCTCTGGGAAGGTTCTGTGCCGGTAAAGGCTGAATAG
- a CDS encoding aspartate ammonia-lyase has translation MDSEKKQFRIEKDSLGEVNVPLEAYYGAQTVRALENFPISGITPHSVFTRSMVYIKRAAAKVNSELGCLDDKKSNAIINAADRIIAGEFQDQFIVDVYQAGAGTSCHMNVNEVIANIAIESLGGEKGDYSFIHPNDHVNFGQSTNDVFPTSMRIAALFLLTELFPLVDELADALHGKAEEFDSIIKSGRTHLQDAAPIKIGQEFSGYTTSVAKAGEKIKGASDALKELGIGGTAVGTGLNTHPGYARKIVKELEKLTGLDVRATSNYFEAMQSNASISEVSGTLKVLALEMIRIANDLRLLSSGPKTGLAEITLPAVQPGSSIMPGKVNPVMAEMLNMVCFSIIGNDLTITMASQAGQFELNVMMPVMQYKLLDSLTILTNALKVFTNKCVKGITVNETRCYQYATGSMAIVTALNPYIGYSKAAEVAKESLSSGKSIKEIILKKKLMSEEKLDELLSPVSMTKPGFIAK, from the coding sequence ATGGATAGTGAAAAAAAACAGTTCCGTATTGAAAAAGATTCTTTAGGTGAAGTAAACGTGCCGCTAGAGGCATATTATGGCGCTCAGACAGTCAGAGCACTGGAAAACTTCCCGATCAGTGGTATAACTCCTCATTCCGTTTTTACAAGGTCCATGGTCTATATCAAACGGGCTGCCGCAAAGGTGAACAGTGAGCTAGGATGCCTGGATGATAAAAAGAGCAATGCAATTATTAACGCTGCTGACAGGATAATAGCGGGTGAGTTTCAAGACCAATTTATTGTTGATGTTTATCAGGCAGGCGCTGGTACATCATGTCATATGAATGTGAATGAGGTGATAGCTAATATTGCAATTGAATCTTTAGGCGGTGAGAAGGGAGACTACTCCTTTATACATCCAAATGACCATGTCAACTTTGGGCAATCGACAAATGATGTCTTTCCAACCTCAATGAGGATTGCAGCGTTATTTCTTTTAACAGAGCTATTTCCTTTAGTAGATGAACTGGCAGACGCACTCCATGGAAAAGCAGAAGAGTTTGATAGTATCATAAAATCTGGAAGAACACATCTTCAGGATGCAGCGCCCATAAAGATTGGTCAGGAGTTTTCCGGTTACACAACATCTGTTGCAAAAGCGGGAGAAAAGATAAAAGGGGCAAGTGACGCATTAAAGGAGTTGGGTATTGGCGGAACTGCCGTAGGAACTGGACTGAATACCCACCCTGGCTATGCGAGGAAGATTGTCAAGGAGTTGGAAAAATTAACGGGTTTAGATGTAAGGGCCACTTCCAATTATTTCGAGGCAATGCAGAGTAATGCTTCTATTTCTGAAGTTTCGGGTACTCTGAAAGTATTAGCATTAGAGATGATCAGGATCGCAAATGATCTGCGTCTTTTAAGTTCAGGCCCAAAGACTGGCCTGGCCGAGATAACACTCCCCGCAGTACAGCCGGGTTCCTCAATCATGCCGGGTAAGGTTAATCCGGTTATGGCTGAAATGCTGAATATGGTCTGCTTCTCTATAATAGGAAATGATCTTACTATTACCATGGCATCCCAGGCAGGGCAATTTGAATTAAACGTCATGATGCCTGTAATGCAGTACAAACTACTGGACTCACTTACAATACTGACAAATGCCTTGAAGGTTTTCACAAATAAGTGCGTAAAAGGTATAACGGTAAATGAAACCCGGTGTTATCAATATGCCACCGGCAGTATGGCGATAGTAACCGCTTTGAACCCATATATTGGATACTCAAAAGCCGCAGAGGTGGCAAAGGAGTCGCTATCATCCGGCAAATCAATAAAGGAAATCATTCTGAAAAAAAAATTAATGTCTGAAGAAAAACTTGATGAACTGCTTTCACCTGTATCAATGACTAAACCGGGTTTTATTGCAAAATAA
- a CDS encoding flavodoxin family protein: MKPAYVLGIAGSPRRNGNTELLIREFMRGAEAGGHKTELIILTKLKISPCTSCGSCQKSGKCIIDDDMQLMHKKLLEADCIVVASPIYFCGVSAQLKSFIDRCQTLWSRKYVLHEALISPDRGKRSGYFISTAGSKDYNEVFEGAIYGVKAIFSTLNIEYSGELLFKDMEYKGDILKHPDAMRMAFEMGSSL; the protein is encoded by the coding sequence ATGAAACCAGCTTATGTATTGGGAATAGCCGGCAGCCCCAGAAGGAACGGAAATACAGAACTTCTTATAAGGGAGTTTATGAGGGGTGCTGAGGCTGGCGGTCATAAGACCGAATTAATTATACTTACTAAATTAAAAATATCGCCATGCACATCCTGTGGTTCCTGTCAGAAGAGTGGTAAATGCATTATTGATGATGATATGCAGTTGATGCATAAAAAACTTCTTGAGGCTGATTGTATCGTCGTTGCCTCTCCCATTTATTTTTGTGGGGTAAGTGCCCAGCTGAAATCATTTATTGATCGCTGCCAGACTTTGTGGTCTCGAAAATATGTTCTTCACGAGGCATTGATAAGCCCAGACAGGGGGAAACGTTCAGGATATTTTATTTCCACGGCAGGGTCTAAAGACTATAATGAAGTTTTTGAAGGGGCCATTTATGGTGTAAAGGCTATTTTTAGCACTCTGAATATAGAATACTCGGGTGAGTTGCTTTTTAAAGATATGGAATATAAGGGTGACATTCTTAAGCATCCTGATGCGATGAGGATGGCATTTGAAATGGGCTCATCGTTGTAA
- a CDS encoding NapC/NirT family cytochrome c has protein sequence MIKIIKNLSIMSIVFLIVFTSGLLRSEESALPAPDESLKTFLIGSRDAKRQQCSEEVAPALGRKCSFCHNVSVTEFTEKGDKAKFMMKAAVALGVKCIFCHAGKKRFTEKLEVAAKMFKLAEMMDVECSFCHAGKGNFTHAGKTAKTAMVLQRWAKKGNKKCLECHDKKKKFELNFHGWEILNAQKGLLGM, from the coding sequence ATGATAAAGATCATAAAAAATTTGAGTATCATGAGTATCGTCTTTTTAATAGTTTTCACATCAGGGCTATTGAGATCGGAAGAATCAGCTTTACCCGCGCCTGATGAATCACTGAAAACTTTCCTGATTGGAAGCAGAGACGCAAAACGTCAGCAGTGCAGTGAGGAGGTGGCTCCTGCGTTAGGAAGAAAATGTTCTTTCTGTCACAATGTCAGTGTTACTGAATTTACAGAAAAAGGAGATAAGGCAAAGTTTATGATGAAAGCAGCAGTCGCGCTTGGTGTAAAATGTATATTTTGTCACGCTGGTAAAAAGAGGTTTACAGAGAAACTGGAAGTGGCAGCTAAAATGTTTAAACTTGCAGAAATGATGGATGTCGAATGCAGCTTTTGCCATGCGGGAAAAGGGAATTTTACTCATGCGGGAAAGACGGCAAAGACTGCTATGGTCCTTCAGAGATGGGCTAAAAAAGGTAATAAAAAGTGTCTGGAATGTCATGATAAAAAGAAGAAATTTGAATTGAACTTTCATGGTTGGGAGATCCTCAATGCCCAGAAGGGGCTTTTGGGTATGTAA
- the cooS gene encoding anaerobic carbon-monoxide dehydrogenase catalytic subunit has protein sequence MTEKTKKNYEGADQESLELLKKMEEHGIESSYDRYDAQQPQCGFGKIGLCCRHCQMGPCNVDPFGRGPKKGVCGADANTIAARHFVRYVAAGTAAHSDHGRSVAELLIATARGEAKGYRVTDVNKLHEVARLFDVSTEGRKTNEIAEEVGEMALAEFGKAYGTQKFANKAPEARIKLWEKLKITPRAIDREVTESMHRTGMGTDQDYKNLIMQACRTSLADGWGGAMIATELQDILFGTPKPTRGTANLGVIKEDEVNILVHGHEPQMSEMVAVAASDPELVKEAEAVGAKGIAIAGICCTANEMLLRHGIPLAGHMKMQEMAIATGAVESIVVDIQCVMQGDEEVARAFHTKMITTSPKAKVDGAMHIEINDENAYEKAKDIVRLSIENFSNRDKTKVYIPKGKKSDVVVGFTHETIKYMLGGKFRASYRPLNDNIMNGRIRGVVGVVGCTSSILWPDQLPYMNLVNDLIANDILVVQTGCAAAECAREGMMVPEHMEVAGPGLREVCEAVGMPPVLHAGSCVDNSRILIACSEMVKEGGLGNDISELPVAGVCLDWMHEKALAIGQYFVTSGVYTLFGTKSPAAGAPDVDKFLSEGLEEIVGGKWAFTPDLVEMGTLIKEHIEKKRDALGINEKKERKLYDMEDRRALAVD, from the coding sequence ATGACTGAAAAAACTAAAAAGAATTATGAAGGTGCTGATCAGGAATCTCTTGAATTACTTAAAAAGATGGAAGAGCACGGCATAGAGAGCTCTTATGACAGATACGATGCGCAGCAGCCGCAGTGTGGTTTTGGTAAGATTGGTCTCTGCTGTAGACATTGTCAGATGGGGCCGTGCAATGTTGATCCGTTTGGCAGAGGGCCGAAGAAAGGTGTATGTGGTGCTGACGCGAACACAATTGCTGCGAGGCATTTTGTCCGCTATGTTGCCGCTGGTACTGCCGCACATTCGGATCATGGTAGATCGGTTGCTGAGCTTTTGATAGCAACCGCCAGAGGCGAGGCCAAGGGCTATCGCGTTACGGATGTGAATAAGCTCCATGAAGTCGCAAGGTTATTTGATGTTTCCACGGAAGGCCGTAAGACAAATGAGATAGCCGAGGAGGTTGGTGAAATGGCCCTTGCCGAGTTCGGCAAGGCCTATGGCACTCAAAAGTTTGCGAATAAAGCCCCGGAAGCCAGAATAAAGTTGTGGGAAAAACTGAAGATTACCCCACGTGCAATAGACAGAGAGGTTACTGAATCGATGCATCGTACTGGTATGGGAACTGATCAGGACTATAAAAACCTTATAATGCAGGCGTGTCGTACCTCATTGGCTGATGGCTGGGGTGGTGCGATGATAGCGACAGAGCTTCAGGACATACTTTTTGGAACACCGAAGCCTACACGCGGAACGGCTAATCTTGGTGTAATCAAGGAAGATGAGGTGAATATCCTTGTACATGGACACGAGCCGCAGATGTCTGAGATGGTAGCTGTTGCAGCGTCTGATCCGGAGTTAGTAAAAGAGGCAGAGGCCGTTGGTGCAAAAGGTATCGCTATCGCCGGTATATGCTGCACTGCTAATGAGATGTTGCTCAGACATGGGATACCGCTTGCGGGGCATATGAAGATGCAGGAGATGGCTATCGCTACAGGTGCTGTAGAGTCTATCGTGGTGGATATACAGTGTGTGATGCAGGGAGATGAAGAAGTGGCCCGGGCTTTTCATACAAAGATGATAACGACTTCACCAAAGGCAAAAGTAGATGGAGCAATGCATATAGAGATTAACGATGAAAACGCTTATGAAAAGGCAAAGGATATAGTAAGGCTGTCAATCGAGAACTTTTCTAACCGAGATAAGACAAAAGTATATATTCCAAAGGGTAAGAAGTCAGATGTGGTGGTTGGGTTTACCCACGAGACAATAAAATATATGCTTGGAGGCAAGTTCAGGGCTTCATACAGGCCGCTTAATGACAACATAATGAATGGCAGGATACGAGGAGTTGTTGGTGTGGTAGGCTGTACGAGTTCAATATTGTGGCCGGATCAGTTGCCGTATATGAACCTGGTGAATGATTTGATAGCGAATGATATACTTGTCGTCCAGACGGGGTGTGCGGCAGCAGAGTGTGCGAGAGAAGGAATGATGGTCCCTGAACATATGGAGGTTGCAGGGCCTGGTCTCAGGGAGGTGTGTGAGGCGGTTGGAATGCCTCCGGTACTGCATGCCGGTTCATGTGTAGACAACAGCAGGATACTGATAGCATGTTCAGAGATGGTTAAGGAAGGTGGGCTTGGTAATGATATCAGTGAGTTGCCGGTTGCGGGAGTCTGTCTTGACTGGATGCATGAGAAGGCATTGGCCATTGGTCAGTACTTTGTAACAAGTGGAGTATATACGTTGTTTGGTACCAAGTCACCGGCTGCCGGAGCGCCGGATGTTGACAAATTTCTAAGTGAGGGACTGGAAGAGATAGTAGGAGGTAAGTGGGCATTTACTCCTGATCTTGTGGAGATGGGTACTCTCATAAAGGAGCATATAGAGAAGAAGCGTGATGCATTGGGAATAAACGAGAAGAAAGAAAGAAAACTTTACGATATGGAAGACAGGAGAGCACTTGCGGTTGACTGA
- a CDS encoding START domain-containing protein, whose amino-acid sequence MRLINFSLFTFLLVAIVSFFNAVIADEKEWHLAYEADGINVYKRITEGSKFFEFNAVGNLQGTVSEYLSVILDTDEHPDWVPRCLQTQKIEKISDQELIIYAVYAGVWPTSDRDYAARMSITSKPDVQTIRVDIERIELTDVIPGTTDRVHIPHLKSSWIFEQIGRNLTRVELRAHVDPGGWIPSWLVNWGYREIPYQFLKNLESQVAKHIDYKLSLAKIPVDPH is encoded by the coding sequence ATGAGATTAATTAATTTTTCATTATTCACTTTTCTCCTGGTTGCTATTGTGTCGTTTTTCAATGCAGTGATAGCTGATGAGAAAGAGTGGCATCTTGCTTATGAGGCCGATGGAATCAATGTTTACAAGCGTATTACTGAAGGATCGAAGTTCTTTGAGTTCAACGCTGTGGGTAATCTTCAAGGAACAGTTTCCGAGTATCTATCTGTAATACTTGATACTGATGAACATCCGGATTGGGTGCCTCGTTGTTTACAGACACAAAAAATTGAGAAAATTAGCGACCAAGAGCTCATTATATATGCGGTTTATGCTGGCGTCTGGCCGACATCTGACCGGGACTATGCCGCAAGGATGTCTATAACTTCCAAGCCGGATGTACAGACTATACGCGTAGATATTGAGCGTATTGAACTAACGGATGTAATTCCTGGCACTACAGACAGGGTACACATTCCACATTTGAAAAGTAGCTGGATATTTGAGCAAATCGGCCGGAATTTAACTCGTGTTGAGCTCCGTGCTCATGTGGACCCGGGTGGCTGGATACCTTCCTGGTTGGTAAATTGGGGATATCGGGAAATTCCTTACCAATTTCTGAAAAATTTGGAATCTCAAGTCGCCAAGCACATAGACTATAAGCTATCGTTAGCAAAAATACCAGTTGATCCACATTAA
- a CDS encoding citrate synthase: METISLKDDQKEFSLPVVTGTENEKGIDISTLRSETGYITLDPGYGNTGSCQSSITYIDGEKGILRYRGIPIEELALNSNFIEVADLLIWGSLATREMGERFTNMLTDNALLHESLKHHFEGFPFDAHPMAMLSAMVNALSCYHPVLTKPHNPKEIEKAAAILISKIRTIAAFSYKMSRGEPFIYPKARYSYAENLLHMMFSLPHEHYEVHPEIKRAIDIILILHADHEQNCSTSTVRMVASSGANLFASISAGIAALWGPLHGGANQAVIEMLEKIHSGNLGVKKCIEMAKDKESGFRLMGFGHRVYKNFDPRAQILKELSAKVFDVLKHKDPLLDIARELEDVALRDPYFVERKLYPNIDFYSGIIFRAVGVPTNMYPVFFAIGRLPGWIAHWREATATNRLQIARPRQIYTGPAKQSYIPVDQRSHT, encoded by the coding sequence ATGGAAACAATATCACTAAAAGACGACCAAAAAGAGTTCTCGCTTCCCGTGGTTACAGGCACGGAAAATGAAAAAGGGATAGACATATCAACGCTACGTTCAGAAACTGGTTATATTACCCTTGACCCGGGTTATGGCAATACCGGTTCATGCCAGAGTAGTATTACCTATATAGATGGAGAGAAGGGTATTCTTCGCTATCGTGGTATACCTATAGAGGAGCTGGCCCTGAACAGTAATTTTATTGAAGTTGCGGACCTTTTAATATGGGGTAGTCTTGCTACCAGGGAGATGGGAGAGAGATTTACTAATATGCTAACGGATAATGCCCTCCTGCATGAAAGCCTGAAACACCATTTTGAAGGATTTCCATTTGATGCTCATCCAATGGCAATGCTTTCGGCAATGGTTAATGCGTTGAGCTGTTATCATCCGGTACTTACCAAACCTCACAATCCTAAGGAAATTGAGAAGGCGGCGGCAATCCTGATAAGTAAAATCCGGACGATAGCGGCTTTTTCCTATAAAATGTCCCGTGGCGAGCCGTTTATCTATCCTAAGGCCAGGTACAGTTACGCGGAGAACCTGCTGCATATGATGTTCTCTTTACCACACGAGCATTACGAAGTGCATCCGGAAATAAAACGGGCTATAGATATAATTTTGATATTACATGCCGATCATGAGCAGAATTGCAGTACGTCGACAGTGCGTATGGTTGCTTCTTCAGGTGCTAATCTTTTTGCTTCTATATCTGCCGGGATAGCAGCACTTTGGGGGCCTCTACATGGTGGAGCTAATCAGGCGGTGATTGAGATGTTGGAGAAAATTCATTCAGGTAATCTGGGTGTTAAAAAATGTATTGAGATGGCAAAAGACAAAGAAAGCGGTTTTCGCCTGATGGGTTTCGGCCATCGAGTTTACAAAAACTTTGATCCACGCGCCCAGATCCTTAAAGAATTATCGGCAAAGGTCTTTGATGTGTTAAAACACAAAGACCCTCTGTTGGATATTGCACGAGAATTAGAGGATGTTGCATTGCGCGATCCATATTTTGTCGAACGTAAGCTCTATCCCAATATTGATTTTTACAGTGGAATTATCTTCCGTGCTGTAGGCGTGCCGACAAATATGTATCCTGTATTTTTTGCCATTGGCCGCTTACCCGGCTGGATTGCACATTGGAGAGAAGCTACCGCAACTAACAGGTTGCAGATTGCACGACCCAGGCAAATTTATACCGGCCCTGCTAAGCAAAGTTATATACCGGTAGATCAAAGATCTCACACTTAG